Proteins from a genomic interval of Schistocerca piceifrons isolate TAMUIC-IGC-003096 chromosome 3, iqSchPice1.1, whole genome shotgun sequence:
- the LOC124788047 gene encoding uncharacterized protein LOC124788047 isoform X2: MHCYETRFGGKCAAEVTLPSANQKNNHCEEPRSCQPKQLASCEQPTGETGHHLRSRSHFWPQAGLVATTAEEKAPDSSSHPQPARTTRDVEETVSHLATGTPARKRKRLTAEEKLIEDNKAYYKLEMKNNKLRSSGYFVTSRSSFEMGHAFVKEAEVSPVNISKQYSGLVNCSGGHKNNYDQKNFEHKNIEQKISSECVTKDNQGDESERCRLRSCRKPESDCSNSLDNIENSINHNESGVIDNDQGKSSSCETKNNNLHKNSIDNKSTIRKTIDGGKETDSQCFTVNECKETEEKNDSSNKQASCESEEQRESKTESSGSGPSRTRIRLSELSLLSNEAENFMFGEPVKKVSSNESSDDECVALKLKIVKKSNNGDTKAKWKAKRAVGRKKGRRIYRKVHRKVKVTTRKSKNGITSRGRKRRLASVHQFDDSSLGSADACSVGSTSDANTLSGRHRKRRTHAEAFIHDNLDYYKFEIPGSRLRFQGSVLPQMNISETQGSETDSNYNKKSSENSHTCDSNKENSLNSSDSQLVQFNVKSLEAIRKGLNDKLNAENEVKNTPEAIVETGVKKEESSDKKNGNELATKDLSLDRLRFSFEAAPQGEPWYQTYQRQDTGNEIYLSCPIDTSFWKSFLLPYEMSPTELAAAAASSNLPSCTRSVDTPVSFRKKKKRFAHLLDKKPRKSPRCHASTLAILSSLMHFRKRKEPDKFKEDTPPVKDDGPSSSDDVVNEDVQNKDERSNTSFLGEMSTVEGPSELKKDFSELAQNIDEMLESFPESSGSCISASPRNTNDNSEVKLRTPRSSRVICKKQSKSQREKFSKKLNQLPLRESDLIDIDHSVLASLATMSKDTIDCIPKAETCSRGGPTVDVVSLLSNITDCHCPGPPVSSKDCLRCGVDIFCPAMREMSCNSSECGASSTCDTIAYSDVLEGRQGIRGKRRKRKKNRTGWPVDKQKFRRKFYLRFKKSNENIPVQHSDNVHKHDGEDLCKPTESEVPLDVSINAGCSGSLGIDTEVQKYPDKAEKIEVPEPWERIEDNGMHSTCTPLGNSVSKGDLVSSALVSSESSQSDKKTDKDPSENVPVTYNVRHEKHSRLLRTGSLDSSTCSELKPCVKVKRIPNLAEYQIVPTIKIGISNRRLRSASSSSLTYTPVTKMDFVDDSIKDDTVNNRRSCRKKRPKFSDSWDTWLTPNRR, from the coding sequence ATGCATTGTTATGAGACAAGATTTGGTGGGAAGTGTGCAGCTGAGGTAACATTAccatcagcaaatcagaaaaataacCACTGTGAAGAACCTCGTAGCTGCCAGCCCAAACAGTTGGCTTCTTGTGAACAACCAACGGGAGAAACAGGACACCATCTGAGGTCTCGAAGCCATTTCTGGCCCCAGGCTGGTTTGGTCGCAACAACTGCTGAGGAAAAGGCTCCAGATTCAAGCTCACATCCGCAACCGGCAAGAACAACTAGGGATGTTGAAGAGACAGTGTCCCATCTGGCCACAGGTACACCTGCTCGTAAAAGAAAGCGTTTGACTGCTGAAGAAAAGCTAATTGAGGATAATAAAGCATACTACAAGttggaaatgaaaaacaacaaacTTCGGTCAAGTGGTTACTTTGTCACAAGCAGAAGTTCTTTTGAAATGGGTCACGCTTTTGTCAAGGAGGCTGAAGTGTCGCCAGTGAACATTAGTAAACAATATTCTGGTTTGGTTAATTGTAGTGGTGGTCATAAAAATAATTATGATCAGAAAAACTTTGAGCATAAAAACATCGAACAAAAAATTTCCAGTGAATGTGTTACTAAGGACAATCAGGGAGATGAATCAGAAAGGTGCAGGCTACGAAGTTGTCGAAAACCTGAGAGTGATTGCAGTAACAGTCTTGATAATATTGAGAATAGCATTAATCATAATGAGTCTGGTGTCATTGATAATGATCAAGGCAAGAGTAGTTCATGTGAAACTAAAAATAACAACCTGCATAAAAATAGCATTGATAACAAGAGTACCATCCGCAAGACTATAGATGGTGGGAAAGAAACAGATTCCCAGTGTTTCACTGTGAATGAGTGTAAGGAGACTGAAGAGAAGAATGACAGCTCTAACAAGCAAGCCAGCTGTGAGTCTGAGGAACAGCGGGAATCGAAGACCGAAAGTTCTGGGAGTGGTCCAAGCCGAACAAGGATTCGGCTTTCAGAACTTTCCCTGTTGAGCAATGAAGCAGAGAATTTCATGTTTGGCGAGCCAGTGAAAAAGGTTTCATCAAATGAATCTTCAGATGATGAATGTGTGGCACTTAAACTGAAAATTGTCAAGAAAAGTAACAATGGTGACACAAAAGCAAAGTGGAAAGCAAAACGAGCTGTTGGCCGCAAAAAGGGACGTCGTATATACAGAAAAGTACACAGAAAAGTGAAAGTAACAACCAGAAAATCAAAAAATGGTATTACTTCTCGTGGTAGGAAACGACGCTTGGCTAGTGTGCATCAGTTTGATGACAGTTCTTTGGGATCAGCAGATGCATGCAGTGTTGGAAGTACTTCGGATGCAAATACACTTTCTGGGAGACACCGAAAGAGACGTACACATGCTGAAGCATTCATACATGACAATTTAGATTATTACAAGTTTGAAATACCTGGATCTCGGTTACGTTTCCAAGGTAGTGTGCTGCCTCAGATGAATATCAGCGAGACTCAGGGGTCAGAAACAGACAGTAACTATAATAAAAAGTCAAGTGAAAATAGTCACACATGTGATTCAAATAAAGAAAATAGCTTAAATTCATCGGATAGTCAGTTGGTGCAATTTAATGTAAAATCTCTGGAAGCAATAAGGAAAGGATTAAATGATAAATTGAATGCTGAGAATGAGGTAAAGAATACCCCTGAGGCAATTGTTGAAACAGGTGTTAAGAAAGAGGAGTCCAGTGACAAAAAGAATGGCAATGAATTAGCTACAAAGGATCTGTCTCTTGATAGACTGCGATTTTCTTTTGAAGCTGCGCCGCAGGGAGAGCCGTGGTACCAAACATATCAGAGACAAGATACTGGAAATGAGATTTACCTCTCGTGTCCAATTGACACATCATTCTGGAAATCTTTTCTGCTTCCGTATGAAATGTCCCCAACTGAATTAGCAGCTGCTGCAGCAAGTAGTAACCTTCCTTCTTGCACCAGATCAGTTGACACACCAGTTTCTtttagaaagaagaagaaaagatttgCCCATTTGCTAGATAAGAAACCTAGAAAGTCTCCGCGCTGTCatgcttctacattggctatacTGTCAAGTCTTATGCATTTCAGAAAACGTAAAGAGCCAGACAAGTTCAAAGAGGATACACCACCAGTGAAAGATGATGGCCCATCATCATCCGATGATGTTGTTAATGAAGATGTGCAAAACAAAGATGAGCGATCAAATACTTCATTTTTGGGAGAAATGTCAACTGTTGAAGGTCCGTCGGAACTGAAGAAAGATTTTAGTGAGCTTGCTCAGAATATTGATGAAATGCTGGAATCTTTTCCAGAAAGCAGTGGAAGCTGTATCAGTGCTTCACCAAGAAATACAAATGACAACAGTGAAGTGAAATTAAGAACACCTCGATCTAGTCGTGTCATTTGTAAGAAACAGAGCAAatctcagagagagaaattttCTAAGAAATTAAATCAGCTGCCTTTAAGAGAGTCAGATCTAATTGATATTGATCATTCTGTGTTGGCCAGTTTAGCAACAATGTCAAAAGATACCATAGACTGCATTCCAAAGGCTGAAACTTGTAGTAGAGGTGGTCCAACAGTGGATGTAGTTTCATTACTCAGTAACATTACTGACTGCCACTGTCCAGGTCCCCCTGTAAGTAGCAAGGATTGCCTCAGGTGTGGTGTAGACATATTTTGTCCAGCCATGAGAGAGATGTCATGTAACAGTTCTGAATGTGGCGCCTCATCTACATGTGATACAATTGCGTATTCTGATGTTTTAGAAGGAAGACAGGGTATCCGTGGCAAGCGGAGAAAGAGGAAAAAGAATCGGACAGGGTGGCCTGTGGACAAACAAAAGTTTAGGAGGAAATTCTATTTGAGGTTTAAAAAGAGCAATGAAAATATCCCTGTGCAACATTCTGATAATGTTCACAAGCATGATGGGGAAGATTTGTGCAAGCCTACAGAATCTGAAGTTCCATTAGATGTCAGTATTAATGCAGGTTGTTCTGGTAGCTTAGGCATAGACACTGAAGTGCAAAAATATCCTGACAAAGCTGAAAAGATTGAAGTTCCAGAACCCTGGGAGAGGATAGAGGACAACGGTATGCATAGCACATGTACCCCACTGGGTAACTCAGTTTCAAAGGGTGATTTAGTTAGTTCTGCTTTGGTCTCCAGTGAATCCAGCCAATCTGATAAAAAAACTGATAAAGATCCTTCAGAAAATGTTCCTGTTACGTATAATGTGAGGCATGAAAAACATAGCAGACTTCTACGAACTGGAAGTTTAGACTCCAGCACTTGTTCAGAGCTAAAACCGTGT
- the LOC124788047 gene encoding uncharacterized protein LOC124788047 isoform X1 yields MTDVKRNGSGKIYCHLCRCYERYPRQVLWNISSSMHCYETRFGGKCAAEVTLPSANQKNNHCEEPRSCQPKQLASCEQPTGETGHHLRSRSHFWPQAGLVATTAEEKAPDSSSHPQPARTTRDVEETVSHLATGTPARKRKRLTAEEKLIEDNKAYYKLEMKNNKLRSSGYFVTSRSSFEMGHAFVKEAEVSPVNISKQYSGLVNCSGGHKNNYDQKNFEHKNIEQKISSECVTKDNQGDESERCRLRSCRKPESDCSNSLDNIENSINHNESGVIDNDQGKSSSCETKNNNLHKNSIDNKSTIRKTIDGGKETDSQCFTVNECKETEEKNDSSNKQASCESEEQRESKTESSGSGPSRTRIRLSELSLLSNEAENFMFGEPVKKVSSNESSDDECVALKLKIVKKSNNGDTKAKWKAKRAVGRKKGRRIYRKVHRKVKVTTRKSKNGITSRGRKRRLASVHQFDDSSLGSADACSVGSTSDANTLSGRHRKRRTHAEAFIHDNLDYYKFEIPGSRLRFQGSVLPQMNISETQGSETDSNYNKKSSENSHTCDSNKENSLNSSDSQLVQFNVKSLEAIRKGLNDKLNAENEVKNTPEAIVETGVKKEESSDKKNGNELATKDLSLDRLRFSFEAAPQGEPWYQTYQRQDTGNEIYLSCPIDTSFWKSFLLPYEMSPTELAAAAASSNLPSCTRSVDTPVSFRKKKKRFAHLLDKKPRKSPRCHASTLAILSSLMHFRKRKEPDKFKEDTPPVKDDGPSSSDDVVNEDVQNKDERSNTSFLGEMSTVEGPSELKKDFSELAQNIDEMLESFPESSGSCISASPRNTNDNSEVKLRTPRSSRVICKKQSKSQREKFSKKLNQLPLRESDLIDIDHSVLASLATMSKDTIDCIPKAETCSRGGPTVDVVSLLSNITDCHCPGPPVSSKDCLRCGVDIFCPAMREMSCNSSECGASSTCDTIAYSDVLEGRQGIRGKRRKRKKNRTGWPVDKQKFRRKFYLRFKKSNENIPVQHSDNVHKHDGEDLCKPTESEVPLDVSINAGCSGSLGIDTEVQKYPDKAEKIEVPEPWERIEDNGMHSTCTPLGNSVSKGDLVSSALVSSESSQSDKKTDKDPSENVPVTYNVRHEKHSRLLRTGSLDSSTCSELKPCVKVKRIPNLAEYQIVPTIKIGISNRRLRSASSSSLTYTPVTKMDFVDDSIKDDTVNNRRSCRKKRPKFSDSWDTWLTPNRR; encoded by the coding sequence GTGCTGTGGAATATTAGTTCAAGCATGCATTGTTATGAGACAAGATTTGGTGGGAAGTGTGCAGCTGAGGTAACATTAccatcagcaaatcagaaaaataacCACTGTGAAGAACCTCGTAGCTGCCAGCCCAAACAGTTGGCTTCTTGTGAACAACCAACGGGAGAAACAGGACACCATCTGAGGTCTCGAAGCCATTTCTGGCCCCAGGCTGGTTTGGTCGCAACAACTGCTGAGGAAAAGGCTCCAGATTCAAGCTCACATCCGCAACCGGCAAGAACAACTAGGGATGTTGAAGAGACAGTGTCCCATCTGGCCACAGGTACACCTGCTCGTAAAAGAAAGCGTTTGACTGCTGAAGAAAAGCTAATTGAGGATAATAAAGCATACTACAAGttggaaatgaaaaacaacaaacTTCGGTCAAGTGGTTACTTTGTCACAAGCAGAAGTTCTTTTGAAATGGGTCACGCTTTTGTCAAGGAGGCTGAAGTGTCGCCAGTGAACATTAGTAAACAATATTCTGGTTTGGTTAATTGTAGTGGTGGTCATAAAAATAATTATGATCAGAAAAACTTTGAGCATAAAAACATCGAACAAAAAATTTCCAGTGAATGTGTTACTAAGGACAATCAGGGAGATGAATCAGAAAGGTGCAGGCTACGAAGTTGTCGAAAACCTGAGAGTGATTGCAGTAACAGTCTTGATAATATTGAGAATAGCATTAATCATAATGAGTCTGGTGTCATTGATAATGATCAAGGCAAGAGTAGTTCATGTGAAACTAAAAATAACAACCTGCATAAAAATAGCATTGATAACAAGAGTACCATCCGCAAGACTATAGATGGTGGGAAAGAAACAGATTCCCAGTGTTTCACTGTGAATGAGTGTAAGGAGACTGAAGAGAAGAATGACAGCTCTAACAAGCAAGCCAGCTGTGAGTCTGAGGAACAGCGGGAATCGAAGACCGAAAGTTCTGGGAGTGGTCCAAGCCGAACAAGGATTCGGCTTTCAGAACTTTCCCTGTTGAGCAATGAAGCAGAGAATTTCATGTTTGGCGAGCCAGTGAAAAAGGTTTCATCAAATGAATCTTCAGATGATGAATGTGTGGCACTTAAACTGAAAATTGTCAAGAAAAGTAACAATGGTGACACAAAAGCAAAGTGGAAAGCAAAACGAGCTGTTGGCCGCAAAAAGGGACGTCGTATATACAGAAAAGTACACAGAAAAGTGAAAGTAACAACCAGAAAATCAAAAAATGGTATTACTTCTCGTGGTAGGAAACGACGCTTGGCTAGTGTGCATCAGTTTGATGACAGTTCTTTGGGATCAGCAGATGCATGCAGTGTTGGAAGTACTTCGGATGCAAATACACTTTCTGGGAGACACCGAAAGAGACGTACACATGCTGAAGCATTCATACATGACAATTTAGATTATTACAAGTTTGAAATACCTGGATCTCGGTTACGTTTCCAAGGTAGTGTGCTGCCTCAGATGAATATCAGCGAGACTCAGGGGTCAGAAACAGACAGTAACTATAATAAAAAGTCAAGTGAAAATAGTCACACATGTGATTCAAATAAAGAAAATAGCTTAAATTCATCGGATAGTCAGTTGGTGCAATTTAATGTAAAATCTCTGGAAGCAATAAGGAAAGGATTAAATGATAAATTGAATGCTGAGAATGAGGTAAAGAATACCCCTGAGGCAATTGTTGAAACAGGTGTTAAGAAAGAGGAGTCCAGTGACAAAAAGAATGGCAATGAATTAGCTACAAAGGATCTGTCTCTTGATAGACTGCGATTTTCTTTTGAAGCTGCGCCGCAGGGAGAGCCGTGGTACCAAACATATCAGAGACAAGATACTGGAAATGAGATTTACCTCTCGTGTCCAATTGACACATCATTCTGGAAATCTTTTCTGCTTCCGTATGAAATGTCCCCAACTGAATTAGCAGCTGCTGCAGCAAGTAGTAACCTTCCTTCTTGCACCAGATCAGTTGACACACCAGTTTCTtttagaaagaagaagaaaagatttgCCCATTTGCTAGATAAGAAACCTAGAAAGTCTCCGCGCTGTCatgcttctacattggctatacTGTCAAGTCTTATGCATTTCAGAAAACGTAAAGAGCCAGACAAGTTCAAAGAGGATACACCACCAGTGAAAGATGATGGCCCATCATCATCCGATGATGTTGTTAATGAAGATGTGCAAAACAAAGATGAGCGATCAAATACTTCATTTTTGGGAGAAATGTCAACTGTTGAAGGTCCGTCGGAACTGAAGAAAGATTTTAGTGAGCTTGCTCAGAATATTGATGAAATGCTGGAATCTTTTCCAGAAAGCAGTGGAAGCTGTATCAGTGCTTCACCAAGAAATACAAATGACAACAGTGAAGTGAAATTAAGAACACCTCGATCTAGTCGTGTCATTTGTAAGAAACAGAGCAAatctcagagagagaaattttCTAAGAAATTAAATCAGCTGCCTTTAAGAGAGTCAGATCTAATTGATATTGATCATTCTGTGTTGGCCAGTTTAGCAACAATGTCAAAAGATACCATAGACTGCATTCCAAAGGCTGAAACTTGTAGTAGAGGTGGTCCAACAGTGGATGTAGTTTCATTACTCAGTAACATTACTGACTGCCACTGTCCAGGTCCCCCTGTAAGTAGCAAGGATTGCCTCAGGTGTGGTGTAGACATATTTTGTCCAGCCATGAGAGAGATGTCATGTAACAGTTCTGAATGTGGCGCCTCATCTACATGTGATACAATTGCGTATTCTGATGTTTTAGAAGGAAGACAGGGTATCCGTGGCAAGCGGAGAAAGAGGAAAAAGAATCGGACAGGGTGGCCTGTGGACAAACAAAAGTTTAGGAGGAAATTCTATTTGAGGTTTAAAAAGAGCAATGAAAATATCCCTGTGCAACATTCTGATAATGTTCACAAGCATGATGGGGAAGATTTGTGCAAGCCTACAGAATCTGAAGTTCCATTAGATGTCAGTATTAATGCAGGTTGTTCTGGTAGCTTAGGCATAGACACTGAAGTGCAAAAATATCCTGACAAAGCTGAAAAGATTGAAGTTCCAGAACCCTGGGAGAGGATAGAGGACAACGGTATGCATAGCACATGTACCCCACTGGGTAACTCAGTTTCAAAGGGTGATTTAGTTAGTTCTGCTTTGGTCTCCAGTGAATCCAGCCAATCTGATAAAAAAACTGATAAAGATCCTTCAGAAAATGTTCCTGTTACGTATAATGTGAGGCATGAAAAACATAGCAGACTTCTACGAACTGGAAGTTTAGACTCCAGCACTTGTTCAGAGCTAAAACCGTGT